The following are encoded together in the Primulina tabacum isolate GXHZ01 chromosome 18, ASM2559414v2, whole genome shotgun sequence genome:
- the LOC142532534 gene encoding protein C2-DOMAIN ABA-RELATED 7-like translates to MDALGLLRIRVKRGINLSVRDTATSDPYVVVTCGEQRVKTKAVKDSCNPEWDDELTIYIKYLDVPIFLCVYDKDTFTGDDSMGDAQIDIKPYIECLKMGLQDLPENTKVDRVQPSQENCLAHESCVVWNKGKMTQDMSLRLRNVECGEVEIQIEWIDVHGCKGLHRPTSLSM, encoded by the exons ATGGATGCTTTGGGTCTGCTGAGGATTCGGGTCAAACGAGGTATCAATCTTTCTGTGCGAGACACGGCCACCAGTGATCCTTACGTTGTCGTCACATGCGGCGAGCAG CGGGTGAAGACTAAAGCCGTCAAGGACAGCTGCAACCCCGAATGGGACGACGAGTTGACGATTTATATCAAGTATCTAGATGTTCCTATTTTTCTC TGTGTGTATGACAAAGATACCTTCACCGGAGACGACAGCATGGGAGACGCTCAAATCGACATTAAACCATACATAGAATGCCTGAAAATGGGATTGCAAGATCTCCCAGAAAACACTAAAGTAGATAGGGTCCAGCCAAGCCAAGAGAATTGCCTAGCTCATGAAAGCTGTGTCGTCTGGAACAAAGGTAAGATGACCCAAGATATGAGTCTCAGGTTGAGGAACGTAGAATGCGGTGAAGTCGAGATTCAGATTGAATGGATCGACGTTCATGGTTGCAAAGGTCTCCATCGACCCACCAGTCTTTCTATGTGA
- the LOC142532616 gene encoding thioredoxin X, chloroplastic, translating to MPIVSSVPIIPCCSKLPAVRVTAAGSGYGISSHSSSAFSRVCWSSLRNWMITPLARSSKKTSIKCGAAVREIDESEFCDVVLKSERPVLVEFVAIWCGPCRLIAPALETLAQEYQEKLMVVKVDHDSNPQLIEKYKVYGLPTLIFFQDGQEVPGSRKEGAITKAKLKEYVDKHLNSVSIF from the exons ATGCCGATTGTATCTTCGGTTCCGATTATTCCGTGCTGTTCGAAGCTGCCTGCGGTTCGTGTAACGGCTGCCGGAAGTGGCTACGGGATTTCTTCTCACTCTTCTTCGGCTTTCAGTAGAGTTTGCTGGAGCTCGCTGCGAAATTGGATGATTACCCCCTTGGCGAGGTCTTCGAAGAAAACCTCGATCAAGTGTGGTGCCGCGGTGCGGGAGATAGACGAGAGTGAGTTCTGCGATGTCGTCTTAAAGTCAGAACGTCCGGTCCTTGTTGAGTTCGTGGCTATTTGGTGCGGTCCCTGCCGTTTGATTGCTCCCGCGCTTGAAACCCTAGCGCAG GAGTATCAAGAAAAACTGATGGTTGTTAAAGTTGATCATGATTCAAATCCACAACTGATTGAGAAATACAAGGTTTATGGATTGCCAACATTGATATTCTTCCAAGATGGCCAGGAAGTTCCAGGAAGCAGGAAGGAGGGTGCAATAACCAAAGCTAAACTTAAAGAGTATGTAGACAAACATCTGAACTCGGTATCCATCTTTTAA
- the LOC142532615 gene encoding sugar transport protein 10-like, whose amino-acid sequence MAVGAIDVGTGANYEARVTPFVVVACMVAATGGLIFGYDIGISGGVTSMDEFLQKFFPSVYAKEKAPGDYNQYCKFENHVLTLFTSSLYLAALIASFFASITTRAFGRKISMTTGGLIFLIGAVLNGAAVNVEMLIVGRILLGVGIGYANQSVPVYLSEMAPPKLRGALNIGFQMATTIGIFAANLVNYGTSKMQENGWRVSLALAAAPAVIMTVGAIFLPDTPNSLIERGQKEKAREMLQKIRGTPSVDTEFSDLVEASEASKLVEHPWKQIIERKYRPQLVITCLIPFFQQLTGINVIMFYAPVLFKTLGFGDDASLMSAVVTGLVNVLATIVSILVVDKFGRRVLFLEGGIQMIICQIGVGCLIASVFGVSGDGAFSKGMGNLALAFICIYVAAFAWSWGPLGWLVPSEIFPLEIRSAGQSINVSVNMFFTFVIGQLFLSMLCHMKFGLFFFFAGFVLLMTVFVFLFVPETKNMPIEEMNRVWKAHWFWGKYIPDDAVGLEHHTNKNNNQTA is encoded by the exons ATGGCAGTTGGAGCTATTGACGTGGGAACTGGCGCGAACTATGAAGCCCGGGTCACCCCCTTCGTCGTCGTGGCCTGCATGGTCGCTGCGACGGGTGGTCTTATTTTCGGTTACGACATTGGTATCTCAG GAGGGGTTACATCGATGGACGAATTCTTGCAGAAATTCTTCCCCTCTGTGTATGCAAAGGAGAAGGCTCCTGGTGACTACAACCAGTACTGTAAATTCGAGAACCACGTGTTGACCCTATTCACATCCTCCCTTTACCTGGCGGCACTCATTGCTTCCTTCTTCGCTTCGATCACAACCCGCGCCTTCGGCCGGAAAATCTCCATGACCACAGGAGGTCTGATCTTCCTCATCGGTGCTGTGCTCAATGGAGCAGCTGTCAACGTTGAGATGTTGATCGTTGGTCGTATTTTGCTTGGTGTGGGTATCGGTTACGCCAACCAGTCGGTCCCGGTTTACCTATCTGAAATGGCACCACCAAAGCTGAGAGGAGCACTCAACATTGGCTTCCAAATGGCCACCACCATTGGTATTTTTGCAGCAAATCTTGTCAACTATGGTACATCAAAGATGCAGGAGAATGGATGGAGGGTCTCACTTGCCTTGGCGGCTGCCCCGGCTGTTATCATGACCGTTGGTGCTATTTTCTTGCCAGATACACCCAACTCCCTGATCGAGAGAGGACAGAAAGAGAAAGCACGTGAAATGTTGCAAAAGATCCGTGGTACGCCATCTGTGGACACTGAATTCTCAGATTTGGTGGAGGCAAGCGAGGCATCCAAGCTGGTGGAGCACCCATGGAAGCAGATTATAGAAAGAAAATACAGGCCACAGTTGGTGATCACATGCTTGATTCCATTCTTCCAGCAACTGACTGGCATTAATGTCATCATGTTCTACGCTCCTGTTCTGTTCAAGACCTTGGGATTCGGGGACGACGCCTCGCTCATGTCTGCAGTCGTGACTGGCCTTGTCAACGTTTTAGCCACTATAGTCTCCATCTTAGTGGTCGATAAATTTGGGAGAAGGGTGTTGTTCCTGGAGGGAGGCATTCAAATGATCATCTGCCAGATTGGTGTTGGATGTCTCATTGCATCTGTTTTCGGAGTTTCAGGTGACGGGGCATTCAGCAAAGGAATGGGCAACCTTGCACTGGCATTCATCTGCATATATGTAGCTGCTTTTGCTTGGTCATGGGGTCCTTTGGGATGGCTGGTTCCCAGTGAAATCTTCCCATTGGAAATCAGATCTGCAGGACAATCCATCAATGTTTCCGTCAACATGTTCTTCACATTTGTGATCGGGCAACTGTTCTTGTCAATGCTCTGCCACATGAAGTTCGGCTTGTTCTTCTTCTTCGCTGGATTTGTGCTATTGATGACTGTGTTCGTGTTCTTGTTCGTGCCGGAGACAAAGAACATGCCAATTGAAGAGATGAACAGAGTGTGGAAGGCTCACTGGTTCTGGGGTAAATACATTCCAGATGATGCAGTGGGTCTTGAACACCACACAAACAAGAATAACAATCAAACTGCCTAA